A segment of the Methanothermococcus thermolithotrophicus DSM 2095 genome:
AATTAACAATATGAATATCGATAGATACATAATAGAAGTTGGAAGGATGTTATTTTTCACAGTTATTGTTACTATATTTTGAGGATTTACATCAGAATGATGAAACTCATCGATATATATTATCTTATTTGTGTAGTTAAAGTACGATTTTAAAAACTCATTATTGTATGTAAATAAAGTATTTGTAAATAGATCAGGATCTGAAATTAAAATTATTTTTCCATTCCCGTATTTTTTCTCTATTATTATAGGATAAGATCTCTCACTTAATGGAATTGGGTACTTATTTACGTTACTTGAGGAACTTGAAGAGAGTATGGTCTTCCCATCCCCATCTATTGATGTTGGGTTATTTAACACTACATAACTATCAAATATATTACTATTCCCTATTGCAATAGGTCCGGCTAAATCGTAAAGTGGTTTTTTCAAGAATCTATTTGATACATTCATCGATTTCAAAAGGGAGTTTCCCTTGTTAAAGTCATCTGCGACAACAAGAATATTTCCGGCATATACGTAATTTCTTAAAAGGTGCCCTTCATCCTCAGAGAACTCCACATCTGGGCCTATTATAAACAAAATTGAATTATCCCTTAAATTAGAATATGGATATATTAACGGTTTTATAGTATTGCTATTGTGCATTAATTTTAAAAAGTTAGAACACCCATTTTCTTGGGTGTTAAATATACTGTAAGTTTGGGTAGTTTTAATGGTAGGAATTAATAACGGCATAGTAACAAAACCAACCAATATCACCATTAAAATTATATAGTGTTCTATTTTCATATACGCACCCTAAAGTTTACTTCTAAAATTTTTAAATGAAGTTTATAAAATAGTTTTTTATTGTTACACTTCTGGTATTTGCACTATTTATGGTTTGATATAGTTAAACTTAATTTTTTTATGGAAGTTAGTTTAATTTATTAATTTAAATTTTTAAAATAAAAAAGTTTATATATTATAAATACATATGTCTGCTTGTTGACAGGAAATATATTTCCGTGTAATTAGCATAATATGGGAAATATATTTCCGAACTAAATAATTAAAACCAGGGGTGTTTGTAATGAGTTTTGATGAAATTGCACCAGATGCTAAAAAAGTAGCAATTTATGGAAAAGGAGGTATTGGGAAATCAACCACAACCCAAAATACCGCAGCAGCACTTGCATACTTTTTCGATAAAAAAGTTATGATTCACGGATGTGACCCAAAAGCAGATTCAACAAGAATGATTCTCCACGGAAAACCACAGGATACCGTTATGGATGTACTTAGGGAAGAGGGGGAAGAGGCGGTTACTCTTGAAAAAGTAAGAAAAATAGGATTTAAAGACATATTATGTGTAGAAAGTGGTGGTCCAGAACCTGGTGTAGGATGTGCAGGTAGAGGGGTTATTACTGCAGTTGATATGATGAGAGAGCTCGAAGGATACCCTGATGATTTAGACAACTTGTTCTTCGATGTCCTTGGGGACGTTGTATGCGGTGGTTTCGCTATGCCGCTTAGAGACGGTCTTGCACAGGAAATCTACATTGTTACATCAGGGGAGATGATGGCATTATATGCCGCAAACAACATTGCAAAAGGTATCTTAAAGTACGCTGAACAGTCTGGAGTTAGACTTGGAGGTATAATCTGTAACGCAAGAAATGTCGATGGTGAAAAAGAGTTAATGGATGAATTCTGCGATAAACTTGGAACCAAATTAATCCACTACGTTCCAAGGGACAACATTGTACAGAAAGCTGAATTCAACAAAATGACCGTTATTGAGTTCGATCCAGAATGTAATCAAGCAAAAGAATACAGAACTCTGGCAAAAAACATTGATGAAAATGACGAACTTGTGAAACCAACTCCAATGACTATGGATGAATTGGAAGAATTAGTTGTAAAATACGGATTAATTGACTTATAATTTGTAAAAATGAAAATTAAATTAATTAATGACTCCGCTATTAATTTTTAATAACTGATATGGTGACATAATGAAGATGATAAAGGCAATTGTTAGGCCAGATAAAGTTGATGATATTGTAGATTCCTTAGAAAACGCTGGTTATCCAGCATTTACAAAAATAAACAGTGTGGGAAGAGGTAAGCAAGGAGGATTGAAGGTTGGTGAAATATTCTACGATGAATTGCCAAAAACCATATTATTAATTGCTGTAAATGACGACGAAGTAGATGAAGTTGTGGGATTGATAAAATCTTCAGCCAGTACTGGAAACTTTGGAGATGGTAAAATCTTCATCCAACCTATTACTGAGGCATATACAATTAGAACCGGAGAAACAGGAATTTAATAGTTGGTGAAGTTATGAAGGAGGTTATAGCAATAATAAGGCCCAATACAGTTTCAAAAACTGTAAAAGCACTTGATGTAGTTGGTTTTCCAGCAGTAACAATGGCCGAGTGCTTTGGAAGGGGAAAACAAAAAGGATATTTTTCAGCAAATCTACCTGAGATTGTTGATATCCAAAAGATCATAGAAGAAGGAGAAAAGGAAGGAAGATTTATCAAATACATTCCAAAGAGGCTGATATCCATAGTGGTGGACGATGCTGATGTTCCTTTGGTTGTTGGAATAATCTCAAAAGTAAACAGAACAGGAAGTTTTGGAGATGGACGTATATTTGTTTTACCAGTGGAAGAGGCCATTAGAGTAAGGACCGGAGAAACTGGAGAAATAGCCATAGGAAACTAAATTAGTATAAAACGATCAGTGAATCAAAGAAACAGTGGGAAATCAAAAAAGTTATTTACGGGAGCGAAGCGGAGGTTATCCCTCCAAGAATTACTCGATTTCCCAATTTTCAGCCCATTTTAACATATTGGAAATCGAAGGTTCCCATATATCTTATGCTTCGCTAACGCTCAGAAAAGGTGAGAATATATGCCATACATATTATTAGATTGTGATAAATTTATTCCAGAAAGAATGAAACACACGTATGTTTACGATCCTGAAGAAAATATTCTTCCAGCATGTAATACCAACACAGTTCCAGGAGACATGACTGAAAGAGGCTGTGCGTTTGCTGGATCAAGAGGTGTGGTTGGAGGGCCTATAAAAGATGCTATTCACATGGTTCACGGACCGATAGGATGTGCCTACTACACCTGGGGAACAAGAAGGGCATTATCTGATAACGAATTCCACAGAAGATACTGCTTCTGTACTGATATGCAGGAATCAGATATCGTATACGGCGGTGAAAAAACACTGGAAAAAGCATGTCTTGAAGTCATGGAGGAATTCCCAGAAGCTAGCGGTACATTCATATATACAACATGTCCTACGGCATTAATCGGGGATAACGTAGATGCAATAGCAAGAAATATTGAAAAAGCTACAAAAAAACCTGCTATTGCTATTAACAGCCCTGGTTTCTGTGGTGTATCTCAGTCTAAGGGTCACCACGTTTTCAACATGACATTCTACAAATGGTTGAAATTAAAAAGAAAGGAATTCCCAGAAAAATGTATGCCTGAAGAGGAAAAAACCCCTTACGATGTAGCTCTGATCGGGGACTACAACATGGATTGGGATGTTGCAGTTATCAAGCCATTACTTGAAAAAATTGGATGCAGATATGTGACAACATTCACTGGAAATGCATCATTGGATGAGCTCTTCCAGTTAATGGATGTTAAATTAAACATAGTACACTGTCAAAGATCAGCTGAGTATATTGCCCAGATGATAAATGATGGATTTGATATACCATATACAAGAGCTACATTCTTTGGGCTGTCAGATATAGCTGAATCACTTTACGATGTTGCTAAAGCTCTGGATTTACCAAAAGAAAGAGTTGACCAGGTTATAAAAGAAGAAATGGAAGCCATACAACCTAAACTTGACTACTATAAGTCAAAATTGGAAGGAAAAACCTGTATGGTATATGTCGGGGGACCAAGAACCTGGCACTGGATAAAAGCTATGAAAGATCTTGGGGTCGAATACGTTGCTGCATGCTGTACATTCTCCCACACAGATGATTATGAAAAGATGAACAAGAACTTCAAAGAAGCTGGAATAAAAGACATATTAGTTATAGATGCACCAAATGAACCAGAACTTGAGGAAGCAGTAAAAACACTTGATCCAGACTTTATGCTCGTAGGATTAAAAGAAAGATACTTATTCAGAAAATATGGAGTTCCAACAATTAATTCCCACTCTTACGAAGAAGGTCCATATGCAGGTTACAGAGGATTTGTGAACTTTGCAAGAGACGTTTACAAAGCGGTATGCCACCCAGTATGGAATGTGTTAAAAGAAGGTGAGGATAAATTCAAAAACTTTAAAGGGGATTTAAATGAGTGAAGTCAACGCAGGCGAAATCTGTTACGTAAAAAAACAGAGAAAAGGAACAATTAATCCAAACAAAATATGCCAACCGATAGGAGCAATGTGGGCAACAGTTGGTGTAAAAGGTACAATTCCATTTGTTCAAGGTTCCCAGGGGTGTACCACCTATGTTAGGTATGCATTCAACAGACACTTTAGGGAACCTGTATCTATAGCTACAGCATCTTTCCACGAACATGCTGCAGTATATGGTGGTATGAGCAACCTTGTTGATGGTTTGACTAACTTGGTAGCAAGGTATGATCCATATTCAATATCAGTAATTACAACGTGCTCCTCTGAAACCATTGGGGATGATATAGAATCATTCATAAGGGCGGCTAAAAAGAATATTGCCAAAAAATTAGGTGAGGAAAAGGCAGAACTACCAATCATTCCAATCCACTGTCCATCATACCAGGGGAGCCACGTCACAGGATATGACAATGCAGCAAAGGCTTTCATCAACTACCTTGCAAAAAAAGATGATGAGAAAGAACCCCATAAAATAAACATTATTCCAGGATTTGGTGTTAACCCTGGAGATATACTTGAGATAAAGAGAATGCTTGAAATGTTTGGATTAAAGGATCGTGAAGATTACTCAGTATTATTCGATATAAGTGAAACTCTCTACCAACCACTTAGAGAACCGCTTGGTGAAATACCACACTTCCCAAGACTTGGAACTGAATTGGACGAATTCGTAGATTCTGCAAATGCAAAAGCTACCTTTGCCCTATGTAGAACTGCTGGAGGAGCTGGTGCAGAAATACTCAGAAGAAGATACAAAGTTGATGCATATTATGGATTGCCAATAGGCTTGAAGAACACCGATGACTTCGTAATAAATGTTGCAAAGGTCACAGGGAAAAGTATTCCAGATAAGCTCCTTGATGAAAGAGGTAAACTTATAGATGCAATTGCTGATACCATACATTATACAATGGATAAAAAAGTAGGTATATTCGGTGACCCGGACTTCGTAGTTGCAGTAGCAAGATTCTGCTGTGAAATTGGGATGAAACCGGTTGTTGTAAATACACAGACACCTTCAAGAACATACCAAAAAGAAATGGAAGCTATTGCCAAAGAACACAATGTTGGCATTGAAGTGCAGTTCTCAGACCTTTGGGACTTTGAGAAGTCAGTTAAAGAGAAGGAAGTAGATTTACTCATAGGACACCCAAGAGGTGGAGTACCAATAGCCAAAGATATGGATATTGGACTTGTTAGAATGGGATTCCCAATATACGATAGAGTTGGGCACTTTAGATGGCCTATGGTAGGATATATGGGAACTTTAAGATTCTTTGATGATATAGTAAACACAATACTTGATACGAAAGTCCCATGGGATCAAAAACAACAGTAATTAGTAAAAAAGGATGATATCATGTCTGATATGAAGATTAGATTGGCGAAGTTCTATGACAAGATGGGGAGAGCAGTAAATGATGGCGATGAATTTGTGTATGCCACATTTCAGATAGGAAAAGAAGATAAACCAGTTGAAGGGGATGTACTCGTACAGGTAACCAACCTTAAAGGAATTCCCATAATTGTAGCAAAATACATCATTGAGAAATACGGCTATGGTGGTTATGGAAAACCAAAAGATGTAGGTAGTCTTGATGATGTTAAAAAATTTGGAGTTCCAGAAGAAACCATAGAAGAAATAAGGAACATTTGTAAATCCAAAGGTATTGACTGGATCTAATGCTTGGATATGCTACAATTACGATGTGCTGCAATAATTCATAACTGATTCATAACTGCCACTTTTTCCCTATTGGTGAAACCTCTGGTTTCACATTTTAAATATTAATATTATTGTGAGAATTTACCTGCGAGAAATGTTGGTTATTTGAGTATTATGTTTATCATGATTATTAATTAAAGATTATTTAAAAGGTTATTAATAAATCGTGTGATACTATGCCTTACAAAGTACTTAACTGTGACAAAGAAAGACCAGATCGAACTATGCACTGTACTGTTAAAAGTGAGGATGCTGTTATCCCAACCTGTTCTAAATTCACCTTACCGGGTGATTCTAGTGAAAGATCATGTGCATTTCATGGATGCAGGGTAGTAATATGTAACCAAATAAAAAACGTGGTTCATCTAGTACATTCTCCCATGAGCTGTGCATACCATTCATGGGATTACCGTTCCCAATCATACGGATACGGATTTACAACAGATCTT
Coding sequences within it:
- a CDS encoding DUF4350 domain-containing protein; amino-acid sequence: MKIEHYIILMVILVGFVTMPLLIPTIKTTQTYSIFNTQENGCSNFLKLMHNSNTIKPLIYPYSNLRDNSILFIIGPDVEFSEDEGHLLRNYVYAGNILVVADDFNKGNSLLKSMNVSNRFLKKPLYDLAGPIAIGNSNIFDSYVVLNNPTSIDGDGKTILSSSSSSNVNKYPIPLSERSYPIIIEKKYGNGKIILISDPDLFTNTLFTYNNEFLKSYFNYTNKIIYIDEFHHSDVNPQNIVTITVKNNILPTSIMYLSIFILLISTITENIGNIFNKILSSSILRKVISKIQEKSSSMKSNKKSEIFKMAEKYNMSKDIVYKILDKIK
- the nifH gene encoding nitrogenase iron protein — its product is MSFDEIAPDAKKVAIYGKGGIGKSTTTQNTAAALAYFFDKKVMIHGCDPKADSTRMILHGKPQDTVMDVLREEGEEAVTLEKVRKIGFKDILCVESGGPEPGVGCAGRGVITAVDMMRELEGYPDDLDNLFFDVLGDVVCGGFAMPLRDGLAQEIYIVTSGEMMALYAANNIAKGILKYAEQSGVRLGGIICNARNVDGEKELMDEFCDKLGTKLIHYVPRDNIVQKAEFNKMTVIEFDPECNQAKEYRTLAKNIDENDELVKPTPMTMDELEELVVKYGLIDL
- a CDS encoding P-II family nitrogen regulator, with protein sequence MKMIKAIVRPDKVDDIVDSLENAGYPAFTKINSVGRGKQGGLKVGEIFYDELPKTILLIAVNDDEVDEVVGLIKSSASTGNFGDGKIFIQPITEAYTIRTGETGI
- a CDS encoding P-II family nitrogen regulator; translated protein: MKEVIAIIRPNTVSKTVKALDVVGFPAVTMAECFGRGKQKGYFSANLPEIVDIQKIIEEGEKEGRFIKYIPKRLISIVVDDADVPLVVGIISKVNRTGSFGDGRIFVLPVEEAIRVRTGETGEIAIGN
- a CDS encoding nitrogenase component I subunit alpha, which gives rise to MPYILLDCDKFIPERMKHTYVYDPEENILPACNTNTVPGDMTERGCAFAGSRGVVGGPIKDAIHMVHGPIGCAYYTWGTRRALSDNEFHRRYCFCTDMQESDIVYGGEKTLEKACLEVMEEFPEASGTFIYTTCPTALIGDNVDAIARNIEKATKKPAIAINSPGFCGVSQSKGHHVFNMTFYKWLKLKRKEFPEKCMPEEEKTPYDVALIGDYNMDWDVAVIKPLLEKIGCRYVTTFTGNASLDELFQLMDVKLNIVHCQRSAEYIAQMINDGFDIPYTRATFFGLSDIAESLYDVAKALDLPKERVDQVIKEEMEAIQPKLDYYKSKLEGKTCMVYVGGPRTWHWIKAMKDLGVEYVAACCTFSHTDDYEKMNKNFKEAGIKDILVIDAPNEPELEEAVKTLDPDFMLVGLKERYLFRKYGVPTINSHSYEEGPYAGYRGFVNFARDVYKAVCHPVWNVLKEGEDKFKNFKGDLNE
- a CDS encoding nitrogenase component 1, yielding MSEVNAGEICYVKKQRKGTINPNKICQPIGAMWATVGVKGTIPFVQGSQGCTTYVRYAFNRHFREPVSIATASFHEHAAVYGGMSNLVDGLTNLVARYDPYSISVITTCSSETIGDDIESFIRAAKKNIAKKLGEEKAELPIIPIHCPSYQGSHVTGYDNAAKAFINYLAKKDDEKEPHKINIIPGFGVNPGDILEIKRMLEMFGLKDREDYSVLFDISETLYQPLREPLGEIPHFPRLGTELDEFVDSANAKATFALCRTAGGAGAEILRRRYKVDAYYGLPIGLKNTDDFVINVAKVTGKSIPDKLLDERGKLIDAIADTIHYTMDKKVGIFGDPDFVVAVARFCCEIGMKPVVVNTQTPSRTYQKEMEAIAKEHNVGIEVQFSDLWDFEKSVKEKEVDLLIGHPRGGVPIAKDMDIGLVRMGFPIYDRVGHFRWPMVGYMGTLRFFDDIVNTILDTKVPWDQKQQ